The Gemmatimonadales bacterium nucleotide sequence GAGGCGGAGCTGGCCCTGTTCCGCGCGCTGCAGGAGGCGCTGTCCAACGTGCTCCGCCACGCCGGCGCGCGGACGGTGGAGGTGGGAATCTCGGTGGGTCCGACCGGCGTGCTGCTGGCCGTCCGGGACGACGGGCGGGGCCCGCCGACACTACCGCCGGAGCGGCTGGAAGGAGCAGGGCACATGGGCCTCGCGGGCATGCGCGAGCGCATCAAGGCCCTCGGTGGGAGCCTTCGCTTTGGCCGCGCGGCCGACTCGGGCGGTGGTGCCTCGCTGGAGGTGCTCGTGCCGGTCGGCTCAGCAGACAGCGGATGAGCGGGGAAACGGTGCGGGTGCTAGTGGCGGACGATCACGCCATCGTCAGGACCGGCATACGCCACGTGCTGGAAGGCGAGCCGGGATTCGCCGTCGTGGCCGAGGCCGCTACCGGGACTGAAGCCCTGGCCCTGGCTCTGGAGCTCCGGCCCGATGTGGCCGTCCTGGATATCTCGATGCCGGGGCAATCCGGACTGGAGGTCACGGCCGAGCTGCTGCATCACTGTCCGGATACCCGGGTGCTCATCCTGAGCATGCACGACAACACGGAATACGTGCTGGAGAGCGTGCGGGCCGGGGCCCATGGCTATCTGCTGAAAGACACCGCGGCCACCGAGCTGCGCGGGGCGGTGCGGGCGGTGTACCAGGGCGAATCCTATTTCAGCCCGCCCATAGCGAGCCGGCTGAGCGCGGTGGTGCGAGGGGATCTTCCGGAGTCTGCCACCCCTGCCAGACTGCTGGCGCAGCTCACCGCCCGGGAACGCCAGGTGCTGATCGGGGTCACCCGGGGGCTCACGAATAAGGAGATCGCGGCGGAGCTGGGCATCAGTCACCGGACCGTGGAGACGCACCGGGAGAGCTTGATGCGCAAGTTGATGCTCAGGAGCGTGGCCGAGCTGACCCGCTTCGCCCTGGAGACTGGGGTGATCGGCGGGTAGCGCGGATTATATTGGGGCCATGAGCACAGTGAAGACCGGCATCGTGATGATGAACCTCGGCGGCCCCGCCAACCTCGATCAGGTGGAGCCGTTCCTCCTCGAGCTGTTTGCCGACCGCGAGATCATCCAGCTCCCCTTCCAGCGTTGGCTCGGCCCCTATATCGCCCGCCGCCGCACCCCCAAGGTCAAGGGCCTGTACGCCAGCATCGGCGGCGGCTCACCCATCCTACGCTATACCCAGGCGCAGGGGCGGGGCATGGTGGAACGGCTGGATCGGCTCTCGCCGGAGACCGCTCCGCACGCCTTCTACGTGGCCTTCCGGTACGTTCATCCGAAGAGCGACGACGCACTCCGGGCCATGGCGGCCGACGGGGTGCAGCGGGCCGTGGCGTTCACTCAATATCCCCAGTGGTCCTGCAGCACCACCGGCTCCAGCCTCAACGAGCTCTGGCGCGCAACGGAGCGGACTGGCCTGCGCGACCGGTTCGAGTGGAGCCTCATCGACCGCTGGCCGGTGCATCCCGGCTTCATCGCCGCGATGACCGAGACGGTGCGGGAAGGGCTGGAGCAATTCGAGGGGGCGGACCGGGACAAGGTGCTGCTGCTCTTCAGTGCCCACTCGCTGCCGCTCGCCGTGATCGACCGGGGCGACTCGTATCCCCAGGAGGTCGGGGCCAGCGTGCAGCGGGTGGTCGAGTTGCTGGGCGCTCCCAATCCGTACCTGCTGGCCTATCAGTCGGACGTTGGTCCGGTGCGCTGGCTGGGACCCCGGACCGAGCAGGTTATCCGCCGATTGGGGGCGCGGGGCCAGAAGCATGTGCTGGTCATTCCCATCGCGTTCACCAGCGATCACATCGAGACCCTCTCCGAGCTCGACCGGGAGTACGGGGAAGTCGCGCACCACTCGGGCATCACCCACTACAAGCGGGCCCCGGCCCTGAACGACCGCCCTGCATTCCTGGACGCTCTGGCCGACATCGTCCGCGAGCACCTGTCGTCCGGCCAGCCCTATACCACCCAATACACGACACGTTGCGCCGGCTGCGTCAATCCGCAATGCCGGCACATGCTGAATCCGGTGAGCTCGATGTCGGTGGTGGCCAGCGAGAGGGGCTGAAGCGAAGGGGCGGGAACGCTGCGGTCAGCCATCCTCCCGAAGGGATCGGCTGGCGGGATAGAGTACCCGCCGCACCAGCCGGTCGGCCATCTCCCGCACTACCTGACGCTCCCGATCCGAGAGCACGGCCAGTTGGGCCAGGGCCCACGCCGCTTCCTGCTCCGCCATCTGCGCGCCGAGGCGATGCAGCTCCGCCAGCCGTGGAGCCGCGGCGCGGCCGCGAAGGCTCTGTGCCAGGCGTGCGATCTCCTCGGTCACGACCCGCTGGGCTTCGGCCAGGGCGGCCGAGGCTGTTCCGGCGGCGGGGCAGCAGAGCCGCTGCAGATCGTCCAGATCGTAGAGCCGCACCCCCGGCACCGCGCGGGCGGCGGGCTCGACGTTGCGGGGAACCGCCAGGTCCATCACGATCAGAGGCTCTCGCTCGCGCCCCGCCACCGCTTGGGCCAGCTGCCGGGCGGCGATCACCGGGCGTGAAGACCCGGTGGCGACGATCAGAAGGTCGGCATCCCGGAGCAGCTCGTCCAAGGCACCCCACGGCCTGGCCTCGGCTCGCCACGCGGCGGCTAGCACGCTTGCCCGGTCGGGGTTGCGATTCACCAGGCTGGTCCGCTCCACCTTGTGCTGGTGGAGCGACCGCAAAACACCTTCCGCCGCCTCACCCGCCCCAAGCACCACCGCCCGGCAGCGCGCCAGGCCAGTCATCCGGTCCGCGGCCGCCAGGTCCACCGCGGCGGAGCTGACCGAGGCTGGATGCCGCCCGAGAAGCGTCTCGCTCCTCACCCGGCGCCCGGTCGAGAGGGCCGCCGAGAAGATGGCATCCATCTCTCTCGTGGTGGTGCCGGCGGCCCGCGCGGCGTCGTATGCGCCCCGCACCTGGCCCAGAATCTCGGTCTCGCCCAGGATCTGAGAATCGAGTCCAGCGGCGACGGTGAACAGGTGGTGTACCGCGTCCAGACCGTCGAGCCGGATGAGCGCGTGCTCCTCGGTCACGCCCCGCTCGCGAGCGAATTCGCGAAACCAGGATTCCGAATCCTGGTCGCCACTCCAATACAGCTCGCATCGATTGCAGGTGGAGAGAAGAAGGGCGCTGCGGTCAACCGTATGTTCGCACTCCAGCAACGCGCGCACTTCGGCCGGCGAGGACGCGAACCGCTCACGGACCCCGACCGGAGTCGTATGGTGGCTTACGCCAATGACATGGAACGAGAGGTCCGATGGCACACGAGAAGCGTACATCCCGCGTCCGGGGGGGACAATCCGCATCCCCCCGGAGCGGTTCTCCGTATCTTTACGGAGCACTAGGCTCGACGTCTCAGCGCTGCCCTGTTCTGCCGGCAGAGCCCTCCTCTTCAGGATCCCGCTCGCCGCTCTTCTTTGACGCCCGGGTCTGGACCGACGGCCCCGAGCTCACCTGAGCTGCCTGATTACCGACAGCCGAGCTGACCGGAATCTCCCGCGGCTTGGCCCGTTCGCTTTTCGGGATCCTGACGGTCAGGATGCCGTGCTCGTACGTGGCCGAGATCTTCTCGGGATCGACGGTGTTCGGCAGGGCGAAGGTGCGCTCGAACGCCCCATAGCTGCGCTCGTAGCGGTGAATCCGCTCCGCCTGGTCATCCGCATGCTGCCGCTTCTCCCCCCGGATAGTCAGCATGTTGTTCTCCAAGGACAACTTCACGTCCTCGGGCCGGACACCCGGCAGCTCCATGGTAATCTGGAGACTCTCGGAGTCCTCGCTGACGTCGGTCGGCGCGAACCAGGCCGAGGTGATCGCCGCGCTGGGCTCGGCGAACGGGAAGCCGGTAAACGCCTCGTCGAGGAGACGGTTCAGCCGCTGAAGGCCGAACATGCTCTGGGGATTATCCCGGTACCTGCTGATTGCCATACATCCCTCCTTGAAGCCGTACCAAACGAAAAACACGCTCAGTGATGCCGTTGCCGACAAAGCGGGCCCTTACGCTGGCCAAGTGGCCGAGGTGCGCCCGTGACCCGCATCACCGAATGAGATCACGCGACGCACCGGCCCGGAATGCACTCCGCATGCCCGAAGGAGGAACTGGAAATGGTCAAATTGACCGAGATGGCGGGAGGGGCTGGCAGTAGCAGCCTGGGAGTCTGCAAAGATGACCGAGCGGGAATGACAGCCCTCGACTATCGAATCGTGCACGCTGCGTCGTCAGCTCTTGGCGCGCCGCATCCACTGCTCGTAGACCCCGATCAGGCGCCGCATCTGAGTGAGGTTCTGAGAGAACCGCTCGCCGGTGACGCCATGGGGCACCCCCGTGTCTCCTCCCAGCTCGTCGAGCACCGAATCGCTCAGCGCCTTGAACGCGCCGCTATCGGCTAGGCCGACCCGAGTCAGGTCGGCCTGCATCGCGTTGATCACCGTGCCCGCCGTATTCTTGTAATTGGCCAGGTCGCTGTCCGTCAGCGGCCGGCCCGGCGAGGAATACTGCTCCAACTGGGCCCGCATGCCGGGGATGAGTCGGGGGGCCTCGTACTCCACGCCGGCCGCGGTGCCATTGAGATCGGCGCCGCCGGCGCTGTCGCCTCCGTTGGAGTAGGCCGAAGCGGTGCGCCCGGTCTCGGCCGCACGCTCGCGACAGGCGGGCAGCAGCAGCGCAGACAGCAGGAGCATCGCTCGTGAGATCATGGTAGCCACCCTTCCCGGAGTGCGGCCGGTGTTCAGCCGCAAATCAATCCGGGCAGGCGGGCTGCGTCGGTGTTCCCGCTCACTCCGTCGGCGGACCGCCTACCGATGAAAGAGTCTGGCGAACATCCCAGTACTCAGCACGCCTTCCAGGGCGAAGGCCAGCTCGGTCATCGACTGGTGGCGGCCGGCCGGATCGAGGGTGAGCGTTCGCTCGATGACGGTCTCGAGTTTGGTCGGGAGATCGCGCCGCAGCTCCCGCAGGCGGAGGGGCGCGCCCTTGAGGCGGGCGATCATGGTTTCCTGCGCCGTTTTGCCGGCAAAGGGGAGCTGGCCGGTGAACAGCTCGAAGGCCAGGATGCCCAGCGCGTAGACGTCGCTCCGGCCATCGAGGGGCTTGCCACGGATCTGCTCCGGACTCATGAACTCCGGGGTGCCCAGCACGATACCGGTGGCGGTGAGTCTGGCCACTTCGGGCCCCGCCCGGCGCTCCTTGGCCAACCCGAAATCCATGACCACCGATCGAAAGCCGCCGGTGTCGGCGGCAGTGGAATCGGGGACCAGCATGACGTTCTCAGGCTTGAGATCCCGATGTACGATCTGCATCTCGTGCGCGTGCTGCAGTCCGTGGCAGACCTGGACCAGCAGGGGAATCCCTTCCGCCAGCGGGAACGCGCCGCGCCGGGTCTCATGCTCGCTGAGCGGCTCGCCCTCGAGGTAGGGCATCACCAGGTAGAGCATTCGATCCGCCGTCTCGCCCAGCCGGAGAATGGGGCACACGTTGGGGTGCTCGAACCGGGTGGCGATCGTCGCTTCCCGGCGGAGCCGCTCCACCGCGCCCGGATCCCGTGACAACCGGGGCAGCAGGATCTTGAGGGCCACCGCGCGCCCGGTGCCGAGCTCGGAGGCGCGGTAGACGTACGACATTCCTCCCTCGCCGAGGCGTCGCTCCACCTGATAGCGGTCGTCGAGGACCTTCCCCGTCAGGGTGGCGTACCGGTCGAGCTCTTCGGGGGTGAGCGGCGGCGGAAGGGAGGCCGCCCGTTGGCGGCCAGTGGTCGTGACCCCGCTCTCCGGTGCGGCTTCTACCAGCGGCGAGCCGTCCCTGACGCAGAATCGGGCGGGCGCGGCGTACGTCGCCTGGCACCGGGGGCAACGCCGGGTCGTCAATCGCGGAAGCGGTTTCGGCCGTCGGACTTGGCCCGGTAGAGGTGGCTGTCGGCCAGGCGGAGCAGTGACTCGCCGTCGGTGACCCGCTCGTCCGGGTAGGAGGCGATGCCGATGCTGATCGTCACCCGGACGGGCCGGCCAGTCTCGCCGAAATCGTGGGTCGCGACCCGGCGGAGAATGCGTTCGGCGAAGTTGCGCGACTCGGTGGACGTGGTCTCCGGCAGGAGCACCACGAACTCCTCGCCACCGTAGCGGGCCACGATGTCGACCGAGCGCTGCTCCCGCTTGAGCAGATTGGACAGTTGCTTGAGCACCCGATCGCCCACCAGGTGTCCGTGGGTGTCGTTGATCTGCTTGAAGTTGTCGATATCGATCATCATGCCCGTGAGCATGGTGGCGTATCGCGCGGCCCGGTCCATCTCCTGCTCCAGCTTCTCCATCAGCGCCCGGCGATTAAAGCAGTTGGTCAGCGGGTCGGTCTCGGCCAGGTGGCGCATCTGCTCCTGGCCCATGACCGCGTTCTCCAGGTCGTAGGCCTTCTCCAGTGCGGACACGGCCGCCCCGATGACCTGGTCGGCGAAGAGGACGTCCTGCTCGTTGAGCGGGGCGTCCTCCGTGGTGGTGCGCAGGAAGAAAACTCCGGCCGGCTCCTGCCGCAGCGAGAACCGCAGCGCGATCGCCGACCGGGTCTGGACCGGCTTGCCCTCGGCTTCCCAGGTTTCCCGGACGTCCTGATAGAGCGGATGGGTGGTGGCATCACGCACCAGCACCACTTCGCCGGTAGCGAGGGCATGCTGGATCTCGGGGTAGCGCCGCAGATCCACCGACAGATTGTGCAGCATCGGATTCTCGAACGCCGCGACCACCGTACCGGTCTCGTCATCGGGGCCCGCGATGATGATCGAGCAGCGTGAGATGTTGAGCCCATGGGCCACCCGCCGGACCAGAATCTGGTAGATCTCCTCCGGTTTGAGCGAGGCAGTCACCTCCTGCATGATGTCCATCATCTCCGAGCGGGAGCGCGCCTCGGCCCGGGCCTGGTTGAGCTCCCGCCCGACCCTCAGGTGCGCCTTGACCCGGGCAAGCAACTCGCGCACCCGGAACGGCTTGGGGATGAAGTCGGCGGCCCCGAGTCCCAGCGAGCGGACGGTGGCCTCTTCCGGCGGCATGGACGAGATCATGAGCACCGGGAGGTCCTTGAACCTCGGGTCGGCTTTGACCCGCTGGAGCAGCTGCAGACCGTCCACCTTGGGCATCATGATATCCAGCAGGAGCAGATCGAACGCCTCCGCCTGCAGATGATCGAACAGCAGCTCGCCGCCGGGGACGGTGAGCACCTCGTAGCCGTTCTCCTTGAGGATCCACGACAGGGTGCGGGAGAGGGCCTGGTCGTCGTCGGCAACGAGGATCTTGGGAGCGGGGCTCATTCAGCGTACCAGGCGTTGATAGAGATCGGGATCGACGTTGCCGCCGCTCACCACGGCCACCGTTGGTCCGGCGGGTCGGACATGCCCGGCCAGCAGGGCGGCCACCGCCACCGCGCCGGACGGCTCGGGCCGGAGCCCGGCCTCGTGATGAAGGAAGCGGACCGCCTCGGCGATCTCCTCCTCCGAGACCCGTACGGCTTCCCGGACCACGCGGTGAAGGATAGCGAAGGTGAAATCACCGATGGCGCGGGCAAGCAGGCCGTCGGCGATGCTCTCGGTGTGGTCCAGCGCCACCGGCGCGCCGGCGGCAAGCGCGGCGGTGAGTTTGGCGGCGCCGACCGGCTCCGCTCCCAACAGGCGAACCGAAGGCTTGAGCGCCGCCACGGCCACCGAGATCCCGGCCAGCAGGCCTCCCCCGCTCACCGGGACGACAATGGTGTCCACCT carries:
- a CDS encoding response regulator transcription factor, producing MSGETVRVLVADDHAIVRTGIRHVLEGEPGFAVVAEAATGTEALALALELRPDVAVLDISMPGQSGLEVTAELLHHCPDTRVLILSMHDNTEYVLESVRAGAHGYLLKDTAATELRGAVRAVYQGESYFSPPIASRLSAVVRGDLPESATPARLLAQLTARERQVLIGVTRGLTNKEIAAELGISHRTVETHRESLMRKLMLRSVAELTRFALETGVIGG
- the hemH gene encoding ferrochelatase, producing the protein MSTVKTGIVMMNLGGPANLDQVEPFLLELFADREIIQLPFQRWLGPYIARRRTPKVKGLYASIGGGSPILRYTQAQGRGMVERLDRLSPETAPHAFYVAFRYVHPKSDDALRAMAADGVQRAVAFTQYPQWSCSTTGSSLNELWRATERTGLRDRFEWSLIDRWPVHPGFIAAMTETVREGLEQFEGADRDKVLLLFSAHSLPLAVIDRGDSYPQEVGASVQRVVELLGAPNPYLLAYQSDVGPVRWLGPRTEQVIRRLGARGQKHVLVIPIAFTSDHIETLSELDREYGEVAHHSGITHYKRAPALNDRPAFLDALADIVREHLSSGQPYTTQYTTRCAGCVNPQCRHMLNPVSSMSVVASERG
- the hemA gene encoding glutamyl-tRNA reductase, whose product is MRIVPPGRGMYASRVPSDLSFHVIGVSHHTTPVGVRERFASSPAEVRALLECEHTVDRSALLLSTCNRCELYWSGDQDSESWFREFARERGVTEEHALIRLDGLDAVHHLFTVAAGLDSQILGETEILGQVRGAYDAARAAGTTTREMDAIFSAALSTGRRVRSETLLGRHPASVSSAAVDLAAADRMTGLARCRAVVLGAGEAAEGVLRSLHQHKVERTSLVNRNPDRASVLAAAWRAEARPWGALDELLRDADLLIVATGSSRPVIAARQLAQAVAGREREPLIVMDLAVPRNVEPAARAVPGVRLYDLDDLQRLCCPAAGTASAALAEAQRVVTEEIARLAQSLRGRAAAPRLAELHRLGAQMAEQEAAWALAQLAVLSDRERQVVREMADRLVRRVLYPASRSLREDG
- a CDS encoding Hsp20/alpha crystallin family protein is translated as MAISRYRDNPQSMFGLQRLNRLLDEAFTGFPFAEPSAAITSAWFAPTDVSEDSESLQITMELPGVRPEDVKLSLENNMLTIRGEKRQHADDQAERIHRYERSYGAFERTFALPNTVDPEKISATYEHGILTVRIPKSERAKPREIPVSSAVGNQAAQVSSGPSVQTRASKKSGERDPEEEGSAGRTGQR
- a CDS encoding serine/threonine-protein kinase, which translates into the protein MTTRRCPRCQATYAAPARFCVRDGSPLVEAAPESGVTTTGRQRAASLPPPLTPEELDRYATLTGKVLDDRYQVERRLGEGGMSYVYRASELGTGRAVALKILLPRLSRDPGAVERLRREATIATRFEHPNVCPILRLGETADRMLYLVMPYLEGEPLSEHETRRGAFPLAEGIPLLVQVCHGLQHAHEMQIVHRDLKPENVMLVPDSTAADTGGFRSVVMDFGLAKERRAGPEVARLTATGIVLGTPEFMSPEQIRGKPLDGRSDVYALGILAFELFTGQLPFAGKTAQETMIARLKGAPLRLRELRRDLPTKLETVIERTLTLDPAGRHQSMTELAFALEGVLSTGMFARLFHR
- a CDS encoding diguanylate cyclase; its protein translation is MSPAPKILVADDDQALSRTLSWILKENGYEVLTVPGGELLFDHLQAEAFDLLLLDIMMPKVDGLQLLQRVKADPRFKDLPVLMISSMPPEEATVRSLGLGAADFIPKPFRVRELLARVKAHLRVGRELNQARAEARSRSEMMDIMQEVTASLKPEEIYQILVRRVAHGLNISRCSIIIAGPDDETGTVVAAFENPMLHNLSVDLRRYPEIQHALATGEVVLVRDATTHPLYQDVRETWEAEGKPVQTRSAIALRFSLRQEPAGVFFLRTTTEDAPLNEQDVLFADQVIGAAVSALEKAYDLENAVMGQEQMRHLAETDPLTNCFNRRALMEKLEQEMDRAARYATMLTGMMIDIDNFKQINDTHGHLVGDRVLKQLSNLLKREQRSVDIVARYGGEEFVVLLPETTSTESRNFAERILRRVATHDFGETGRPVRVTISIGIASYPDERVTDGESLLRLADSHLYRAKSDGRNRFRD